The genomic DNA GGTGCTGTGGATCTCTCTTGACCGGGAAGCCTTCATGATTGGAGGAATGTCTGGCTTGTTCTGTCGCAAAGTTCCCACAATAATCAGatcctcctccaggagatgtTCTGCAAGAAGCACACTGGTGAAGAAGTTGTCAGTGGTGATCTTGcaacctgtgtgtctgaattCACTGCACAACTGACAGACATTTTCCCCTGGTTTTCTCCCTAGGTACACAATCCCATTAATTGCATATGGGGTACGTGCATCACAAACCCAGAAGATCTTTATGCCGTACCTGGGGGGCTTTCTCAGCATATACAACAGAAGCTGAGTCCTCCCTTTGAAAAGCACGAGTTGTTCATCCACCGTCACACAATCACTGGGGATGAATTTGTACCTGCAGTTGACTAGGAACAGGGCCCATATGTTCGAAAAGTGGCCAGGCTGTTTGCAGTCAATACGCACTGGTCCACATGATCAAAGCGTAAGAACTGGCGAATGTCTTCAAATCTTCGAATTGACATAGTGGTCTGTACAATGGGTTGTGCAGAGGACTTTGGAAAAGCGTATGGACGGGCCCATCCCAGTTCTTTTCACTTCCTGCAAGAATGGTCAATCCAATTAAATTGGAAATTTGCAGCAGAAGTGGATAATTTACAACAGATTTGTAAGCGAGATAGTAAAAGTGGCTAAAAATTAAAGTTTCATACAAAAATTCATAAAAATCTATTTGAGGGTCATATGTGACCCCATTCTTGGAAGAGTTGGGTAGTGATTCAAAAACTACAATTTcctgaaaataatttatgttttaacaatgaaaatggcctcatgtcacaaacacattttatgaggaatacctggaatatgacTGCATTACAAAGCttatattttgaagaaaaaccCAACTTGTGCATGTAAGGGTTAAGAACTGATAGGCAGAATTGAAATCACATTTCTCAACAATTCAAAAGGAATAGAAGTTATTGAACCAGTTTCAATTTGGATCTCTATGGCCAACCCTACCAGGGCATTATAGTAGACCAAAGGGCTTGCCTGAGAGGCATTAGAAAGTAAGTATTGCCCAGTTGTTTAATTGTATAGTGTTGTTACCTGTACTATGACTAGACCTTCACTgttgtcatttcatttgttttgtgttatagattttcaatgtttaaaatgtaataaaactaaTTACACCAACAGAGATTGAAAGGCCTGCCATGTTTGAAGTCATCCCAAAGTCAGAGTCTACAAATCTGAGTAACAAAGTCAAAGAACAAGGTAGAGGTTTTGTGGCACCAACTTGTTTGTTTATCTCAGTGGTCATGGTAGAATCTTTATGTGTGTGATCACCTGTATGATGTTGGTCACTTGTGAAAGACAGATGTGGTTTATTACGGTTTGCTATTGTCTTCAGATTGGaactttttttcccactttgcATGAATATTATCTGAAAATTAAGTGAAGAGTTTTTGCCACCATTGGTGACTCATAAGAAGAAAGCAATTACAAATGCTGCTGCACTTTCTCAAACATTCTGGCTGTATTGCATGCCTGGCACATTGCTTCTGATCTGTTGCATTGTTTGGTCAGTTGGTGAAGatttacagtttttattatttcaatgaaAACCTATGATTTACAGCTGAGAAGTCATCAGTTTCTGCAGTGCCCACCAAAGTTGAACTTGTGAAACAAGAGTCTCAAAAGAAAGTTGAAGGTATGGAATACTGTGTTGAGGAAACTccaaaaacactgtttttatattacattgtcACAGTTAATGAGGACTGAGTGTTGCTCCAAAGTTTTCAAATTGAATGCTGTGTATCGCTATAGTAGCTTGTAAAACGACACTCCTGTGTTTGTGGCAAATTGTATGCTTTATTAACTACTTTGATGCTTTGGTCAGTCCATTTTTGTGCTGTTTGACGCTGTACGTTTGTGGCACTTATGACAGTTCTTGTGGCCTGTTGCTGTGTCTTGGATCTTGAGAGGCTTTACTTTTGCTTGTACAGTAGAGTCATTGACTAATGTTGCTGTGTCATATAGCTGTAAGTGTTTCTATactggatgtttgttttgtataCCAATCTGTAAGCGGGGGAAATAGACTGAGTATACTGGGAAATTTATGTTTTCAACTTGTTGTGGTTGTCTGATGTCTTCAGGCTATGGAGAAATCACGTGTTGATTGTGATATTAGGCCATCAGTAGCCTTATTCTCATCAAATGCTCATGGAATTGAAAGACTGTTTTCTTTGTCGGATAGTTTCTGGCTATGACAGTGTCATTTTTGTAAGCACCTAATTCTGTCATTGCATGAATATGTGTCCCgatataaaaaaagaagcttttgcTGCAGATTCAGAAAATGGAAATCAATTGCAGATGATTGCATGTGGTCCTGTACCTTAAGCACTTGCCTGCCACATTGGTTTAAGTCTGTTTCCTAGCTTGGGTTGTTGGGGGATATTTAAAGTTTAcgttttttcaatttaaaacttAAGTGGAAGCAGAGAAGTCATGCGTTTCAGCAGTGGCCTCCAAAGTTGAACGTGAAAAGCAGGACTCCCAAAAGAAAGGTATGTGAAACTGTGATAaggaagtgtgttccggacgtccgtTCTACTCTgtagtttggtttattttttggtCACTGTAGAAAATTGCGCTTCACAAACACAGGAGGTTTGGAAttgaagcagggttttcgatagtttttgggcgatctcaggataatctgccttgactttaatccacaacactggcgcagttgtgggcgaTTAATTTAGGGGTAGTGGCttgtaacctgtcacgtgaccgggACCTGTCAAGGAGGACAGACGCACGCATTTGTCTGTGCATCATTCCGCATAGACGTCACTTTTCAGGATAAAGaatcaataaaaaagaagaaagtcaaactttctgtgcaGCCTGGTACCTAATGTCCCGGGTCGCAAcctagtggttggggaccactaaCATAGACGGACGTAACAGAGAATCGGaaattttttcaaaataaaacatctttcagtctccgaaataaataaaacacaagtaatgtaaatatttttttctttctgtgcagactGGTACCAAATTACCCGCGTACTGGGGTTGGGGACCCCTGGTATAAGACCCTTGTGTTTTAAGGATTTGTTTATAGTCTGGTCAATCTCCTTTGTTGATCTGATAATTGttagtgtttttgtgtcaattATCCAGTCTGGTGCATCTACTTATTCTTCTGGAGTTCCATTTCAATAACAAGTCAACCAATGGATGAAAAATAGATAATGGTAAATTATATCAGATGATGTGACAATTGGTCCACCAGTTAGTCCATCTAATTCTCATTTACCTGATTGTGATGAGGTGATGCTGGCTCTTTGACTGGTGCAACATGTCAAACACATTACATTAATTGCTTTGTACACTGTGTAGACAAATGTAttaagttgttttatttttttttatttttttttattttatatactggtttgatccccgaagggaaattaagaacgcacactctagctactgattacaaatgcatgcatacatttatgtttgtgagtacaggcccctgtatcacacacacacacaagggggcctgtaggcatgcaggggaggtagagtggcaggcagctccttcttggtgcgcctcaaatgagcaatttgtaaaggggacggcaccttgctcaagggtgcctcggcagtgctccggagatgagctgacacctcccactgtcagctcacctccgggtatttttgggggggcgggagcgggaatcgaaccgctgatcttaaatcataggacgacctgctctaccgcctgctttaccactgagccactgccgcccccttaAGCCGCCCCTTTTAGTTGTGTCCTTCATTGCAAAAAGTAAGTTTGACACAGGTGATGCAGTCTGCCGAAATGGCATTTTTCAAGGcaaattaaaatacacattatAGTGCTGGATGCTGACCATCTGGTAATATTTGACGAACCTGTGAGACAAGAAACTACTGACGCTTCACAGCATCTCCAAACCAACTGAAATTTTGTTTAGAGTTCATTTGATTGTGAGTGAAATTTGCTTTAGATCTGATTGGCAGAGTTGAAACAATTCAAAAGGAATAGAAGTTATTGAACAAGTTTCAATTAGGATCTCTATGGCCAACCCTACCAGGGCATTATAGTAGAACAAAGGACTTGCCTGAGAGGCATTAGAAAGTAACTATTGCCCAGTTGTTTAATTGTATAGTGTTGTTACCTGCACTATGACTAGACCTTCACTGTTGTCattccatttgttttgtgttataGATAttcaatgtttaaaatgtaataaaactaaTTACACCAACAGAGATTGAAAGGCCTGCCATGTTTGAAGTCATCCCAAAGTCAGAGTCCACAAAGCTGAGTAACAAAGTGAATGAACAAGGTAGAGGTTTTGTGGCACCAACTTGTTTGTTTCTCTCAGTGGTCATGGTAAAATCTTTATGTGTGTGATTACCTGTTGATGTTGGTCACTCGTGAAAGACAGATGTGGTTTATTACGGTTGGCTTTTGTCTTCAGGTTGGAACTGTTTTTCCACTTTGCATGAATATtatctgaaaataaattgaagaaCTTTTGCCACCATTGGTTTCAGACAAAAGGAAAGCAATTACTAATGATACAGCACCTTCTCAAACATTCTGGCTGTATTGCATGCCTGGCACATTGCTTCTAATCTGTTGCATTGTTTGGCCAGTTGGTGAaaatttacagtttttattatttcaatgaaAACCTATGATTTGCAGCTGAGAAGTCATCAGTTTCTGCAGTGCCCACCAAAGTTGAACTTGTGAAACAAGAGTCTCAAAAGAAAGTTGAAGGTATGGAATACTGTGTTGAGGAAACTCCACAAAcactgtttttatattacattgtcAGAGTTAATGAGGACTGAGTGTTGCTCTAAAGTTTTCAAATTGAATGCTGTGTATCACTACAGTAGCTTGTAAAATGACACTCCTGTTTTTGTGGCAAATTGTATGCTTTATTAACTACTTTGATGCTTTGGTCAGTCCATTTTTGTGCTGTTTGACGCTGTACGTTTGTGGCACTTATGACAGTTCTTGTGGCCTGTTGCTGTGTCTTGGATCTTGAGAGGCTTTACTTTTGCTTGTACAGTAGAGTCATTGACTAATGTTGCTGTGTCACAAAGAATGCTGTAAGTGTTTCTATactggatgtttgttttgtataCCAATCTGTAAGCGGGGGAAATAGACTGAATATACTGGGAAATTTATGTTTTCAACTTGTTGTGGTTGTCTGATGTCTTCAGGCTATGGAGAAATCACGTGTTGATTGTGATATTAGGCCATCAGTAGCCTTATTCTCATCAAATGCTCATGGAATTGAAAGACTGTTTTCTTTGTCGGATAGTTTCTGGCTATGACAGTGTCATTTTTGTAAGCACCTAATTCTGTCATTGCATGAATATGTGTCCCgatataaaaaaagaagcttttgcTGCAGATTCAGAAAATGGAAATCAATTGCAGATGATTGCATGTGGTCCTGTACCTTAAGCACTTGCCTGCCACATTGGTTTAAGTCTGTTTCCTAGCTTGGGTTGTTGGGGGATATTTAAAGTTTAcgttttttcaatttaaaacttAAGTGAAAGCAGAGAAGTCATCCGTTTCAGCAGTGGCCTCCAAAGTTGAACGTGAAAAGCAGGACTCCCAAAGGAAAGGTATGTGAAACTGTGATAAgtaagtgtgttccggacgtctgGTCTATTCtgtagtttggttttctttttggtcACTGTAGAAAATTGCGCTTCACAAACACAGGAGGTTTGGAAttgaagcagggttttcgatagtttttgggcaatctcaggataatctgccttgactttaatccacaGCACTGGCGCAGATATGGGTGCTTAATTTCAGGGTAATACCTGGTAACCTGTCTTGTGACCAAGACCTGTCAAGGGAGACAAATGCACACATGCGTCTGTGCGTCAATCTGCAcggatgtcacttttcaaaatataacATCTTTAGACAGgcaatcaataaaaaagaagaaagtcaaactttctgtgccacccggtacctaatgtcccggTTGGCAACCTATTTATTGGGGACCACTAACATAGACAGATGTAACAGGGAATCAgggaatttttcaaaataagacatctctcagactccaaaataaataaaacataagtaatgtaaatacttttttctttctgtgcggcctggtaccaaatgacccacggactgggGGTTGGGGACCCGTCGTATAAGACCCTTGTGTTTCAAGGATTCGTTAATAGTCTGGTCAATCACCTTTGTTGATCTGATAATTGTTagtattttttgtgtaaattaTCCAGTCTGGTGCATCTACTTATTCTTCTGGAGTTCCATTTCAATAACAAGTCAACCAATGGATGAAAAATAGAGGATAGTAAATTATATTAGATGATGTGACAATTAGTCCACCAGTTAGTCCATCTAATCGTCATTTACCTGGTTTGACTTGCCTGAGAGGCATTAGAAAGTAACTATTGCCCAATTGTGCAAATGTGTAGTGTAGTTACAGTACCTGCACTATGACTAGACATTCACTGTTGttattccatttattttgtgttataaATATTCAGTGTTTAAAACCTAATACAGTAAAACTAATTACACCAACAGAGATTGAAAGGCCTGCCATGTCTGAAGTCATTCCAAAGTCAGAGTCTACAAAGCTGAGTAACAAAGTCAAAGAACAAGGTAGAGGTTTTGTGGCACCAACTTGTTTGTTCCCCTCAGTGGAAATGGTAGAATCTTTATGTGTGTGATTACCTGTTGATGTTGGTCACTCGTGAAAGACAGATGTGGTTTATTACGGTTGGCTTTTGTCTTCAGGTGGAACTGTTTTTCCACTTTGCATGAATATtatctgaaaataaattgaagaaCTTTTGCCACCATTGGTTTCAGACAAAAGGGAAGCAATTACTAATGATACAGCACCTTCTCAAACATTCTGGCTGTATTGCATGCCTGGCACATTGCTTCTAATCTGTTGCATTGTTTGGCCAGTTGGTGAAGatttacagtttttattatttcaatgaaAACCTATGATTTGCAGCTGAGAAGTCATCAGTTTCTGCAGTGCCCACCAAAGTTGAACTTGTGAAACAAGAGTCTCAAAAGAAAGTTGAAGGTATGGAATACTGTGTTGAGGAAACTCCACAAAcactgtttttatattacattgtcAGAGTTAATGAGGACTGAGTGTTGCTCTAAAGTTTTCAAATTGAATGCTGTGTATCACTACAGTAGCTTGTAAAATGACACTCCTGTTTTTGTGGCAAATTGTATGCTTTATTAACTACTTTGATGCTTTGGTCAGTCCATTTTTGTGCTGTTTGACGCTGTACGTTTGTGGCACTTATGACAGTTCTTGTGGCCTGTTGCTGTGTCTTGGATCTTGAGAGGCTTCACTTTTACTTGTACAGTAGAGTCATTGACTAATGTTGCTGTGTCATATAGCTGTAAGTGTTTCTATactggatgtttgttttgtataCCAATCTGTAAGCAGGGGAAATAGACTGAATATACTGGGAAATTTATGTTTTCAACTTGTTGTGGTTGTCTGATGTCTTCAGGCTATGGAGAAATCACGTGTTGATTGTGATATTAGGCCATCAGTAGCCTTATTCTCATCAAATGCTCATGGAATTGAAAGACTGTTTTCTTTGTCGGATAGTTTCTGGCTATGACAGTGTCATTTTTGTAAGCACCTAATTCTGTCATTGCATGAATATGTGTCCCgatataaaaaaagaagcttttgcTGCAGATTCAGAAAATGGAAATCAATTGCAGATGATTGCATGTGGTCCTGTACCTTAAGCACTTGCCTGCCACATTGGTTTAAGTCTGTTTCCTAGCTTGGGTTGTTGGGGGATATTTAAAGTTTAcgttttttcaatttaaaacttAAGTGGAAGCAGAGAAGTCATCCGTTTCAGCAGTGGCCTCCAAAGTTGAAAGTGAAAAGCAGGACTCCCAAAGGAAAGGTATGTGAAACTGTGATAaggaagtgtgttccggacgtctgGTCTACTCtgtagtttggttttctttttggtcACTGTAGAAAATTGCGCTTCACAAACACAGGAGGTAGGGAAttgaagcagggttttcgatagtttttgggcgatctcaggataatctgccttgactttaatccacaGCACTGGCGCAGATATGGGTGCTTAATTTCAGGGTAATACCTGGTAACCTGTCTTGTGACCAAGACCTGTCAAGGGAGACAAATGCACACATGCGTCTGTGCATCAATCTGCAcggatgtcacttttcaaaatataacATCTTTAGACAGgcaatcaataaaaaagaagaaagtcaaactttctgtgccacccggtacctaatgtcccggTTGGCGACCTATTTATTGGGGACCACTAACATAGACAGATGTAACAGGGAATCAgggaatttttcaaaataagacatctttcagactccaaaataaataaaacataagtaatgtaaatacttttttctttctgtgcggcccggtaccaaatgacccacggactgggGGTTGGGGACCCGTCGTATAAGACCCTTGTGTTTCAAGGATTCGTTAATAGTCTGGTCAATCACCTTTGTTGATCTGATAATTGTTagtattttttgtgtaaattaTCCAGTCTGGTGCATCTACTTATTCTTCTGGAGTTCCATTTCAATAACAAGTCAACCAATGGATGAAAAATTggttgaaaaatgaaaaattatattagaTGATGTGACAATTAGTCCACCAGTTAGTCCATCTAATCGTCATTTACCTGGTTTGACTTGCCTGAGAGGCATTAGAAAGTAACTATTGCCCAATTGTGCAAATGTGTAGTGTAGTTACAGTACCTGCACTATGACTAGACATTCACTGTTGttattccatttattttgtgttataaATATTCAGTGTTTAAAACCTAATACAGTAAAACTAATTACACCAACAGAGATTGAAAGGCCTGCCATATTTGAAGTCATCCCAAAGTCAGAGTCTACAAATCTGAGTAACAAAGTCAAAGAACAAGGTAGAGGTTTTGTGGCACCAACTTGTTTGTTTATCTCAGTGGTCATGGTAGAATCTTTATGTGTGTGATCACCTGTATGATGTTGGTCACTTGTGAAAGACAGATGTGGTTTATTACGGTTTGCTATTGTCTTCAGATTGGaactttttttcccactttgcATGAATATTATCTGAAAATTAAGTGAAGAGTTTTTGCCACCATTGGTgacccataagaagaaagcaaTTCCAAATGCTACTGCACTTTCTCAAACATTCTGGCTGTATTGCATGCCTGGCACATTGCTTCTAATCTGTTGCATTGTTTGGCCAGTTGGTGAAGatttacagtttttattatttcaatgaaAACCTATGATTTGCAGCTGAGAAGTCATCAGTTTCTGCAGTGCCCACCAAAGTTGAACTTTTGAAACAAGAGTCTCAAAAGAAAGTTGAAGGTATGGAATACTGTGTTGAGGAAACTCCACAAAcactgtttttatattacattgtcAGAGTTAATGAGGACTGAGTGTTGCTCTAAAGTTTTCAAATTGAATGCTGTGTATCACTACAGTAGCTTGTAAAATGACACTCCTGTTTTTGTGGCAAATTGTATGCTTTATTAACTACTTTGATGCTTTGGTCAGTCCATTTTTGTGCTGTTTGACGCTGTACGTTTGTGGCACTTATGACAGTTCTTGTGGCCTGTTGCTGTGTCTTGGATCTTGAGAGGCTTTACTTTTGCTTGTACAGTAGAGTCATTGACTAATGTTGCTGTGTCACAAAGAATGCTGTAAGTGTTTCTATactggatgtttgttttgtataCCAATCTGTAAGCGGGGGAAATAGACTGAATATACTGGGAAATTTATGTTTTCAACTTGTTGTGGTTGTCTGATGTCTTCAGGCTATGGAGAAATCACGTGTTGATTGTGATATTAGGCCATCAGTAGCCTTATTCTCATCAAATGCTCATGGAATTGAAAGACTGTTTTCTTTGTCGGATAGTTTCTGGCTATGACAGTGTCATTTTTGTAAGCACCTAATTCTGTCATTGCATGAATATGTGTCCCgatataaaaaaagaagcttttgcTGCAGATTCAGAAAATGGAAATCAATTGCAGATGATTGCATGTGGTCCTGTACCTTAAGCACTTGCCTGCCACATTGGTTTAAGTCTGTTTCCTAGCTTGGGTTGTTGGGGGATATTTAAAGTTTAcgttttttcaatttaaaacttAAGTGAAAGCAGAGAAGTCATCCGTTTCAGCAGTGGCCTCCAAAGTTGAACGTGAAAAGCAGGACTCCCAAAGGAAAGGTATGTGAAACTGTGATAAgtaagtgtgttccggacgtctgGTCTATTCtgtagtttggttttctttttggtcACTGTAGAAAATTGCGCTTCACAAACACAGGAGGTTTGGAAttgaagcagggttttcgatagtttttgggcgatctcaggataatctgccttgactttaatccacaGCACTGGCGCAGATATGGGTGCTTAATTTCAGGGTAATACCTGGTAACCTGTCTTGTGACCAAGACCTGTCAAGGGAGACAAATGCACACATGCGTCTGTGCGTCAATCTGCAcggatgtcacttttcaaaatataacATCTTTAGACAGgcaatcaataaaaaagaagaaagtcaaactttctgtgccacccggtacctaatgtcccggTTGGCAACCTATTTATTGGGGACCACTAACATAGACAGATGTAACAGGGAATCAgggaatttttcaaaataagacatctctcagactccaaaataaataaaacataagtaatgtaaatacttttttctttctgtgcggcctggtaccaaatgacccacggactgggGGTTGGGGACCCGTCGTATAAGACCCTTGTGTTTCAAGGATTCGTTAATAGTCTGGTCAATCACCTTTGTTGATCTGATAATTGTTagtattttttgtgtaaattaTCCAGTCTGGTGCATCTACTTATTCTTCTGGAGTTCCATTTCAATAACAAGTCAACCAATGGATGAAAAATAGAGGATAGTAAATTATATTAGATGATGTGACAATTAGTCCACCAGTTAGTCCATCTAATCGTCATTTACCTGGTTTGACTTGCCTGAGAGGCATTAGAAAGTAACTATTGCCCAATTGTGCAAATGTGTAGTGTAGTTACAGTACCTGCACTATGACTAGACATTCACTGTTGttattccatttattttgtgttataaATATTCAGTGTTTAAAACCTAATACAGTAAAACGAATTACACCAACAGAGATTGAAAGGCCTGCCATGTTTGAAGTCATTCCAAAGTCAGAGTCTACAAAGCTGAGTAACAAAGTCAAAGAACAAGGTAGAGGTTTTGTGGCACCAACTTGTTTGTTCCCCTCAGTGGAAATGGTAGAATCTTTATGTGTGTGATTACCTGTTGATGTTGGTCACTCGTGAAAGACAGATGTGGTTTATTACGGTTGGCTTTTGTCTTTAGGTTGGAACTGTTTTTCCACTTTGCATGAATATtatctgaaaataaattgaagaaCTTTTGCCACCATTGGTTTCAGACAAAAGGAAAGCAATTACTAATGATACGGCACCTTCTCAAACATTCTGGCTGTATTGCATGCCTGGCACATTGCTTCTAATCTGTTGCATTGTTTGGCCAGTTGGTGAAGatttacagtttttattatttcaatgaaAACCTATGATTTGCAGCTGAGAAGTCATCAGTTTCTGCAGTGCCCACCAAAGTTGAACTTGTGAAACAAGAGTCTCAAAAGAAAGTTGAAGGTATGGAATACTGTGTTGAGGAAACTCccaaaaacactgtttttatattacattgtcAGAGTTAATGAGGACTGAGTGTTGCTCTAAAGTTTTCAAATTGAATGCTGTGTATCACTACAGTAGCTTGTAAAATGACACTCCTGTTTTTGTGGCAAATTGTATGCTTTATTAACTACTTTGATGCTTTGGTCAGTCCATTTTTGTGCTGTTTGACGCTGTACGTTTGTGGCACTTATGACAGTTCTTGTGGCCTGTTGCTGTGTCTTGGATCTTGAGAGGCTTTACTTTTGCTTGTACAGTAGAGTCATTGACTAATGTTGCTGTGTCACAAAGAATGCTGTAAGTGTTTCTATactggatgtttgttttgtataCCAATCTGTAAGCGGGGGAAATAGACTGAATATACTGGGAAATTTATGTTTTCAACTTGTTGTGGTTGTCTGATGTCTTCAGGCTATGGAGAAATCACGTGTTGATTGTGA from Antennarius striatus isolate MH-2024 chromosome 18, ASM4005453v1, whole genome shotgun sequence includes the following:
- the LOC137612358 gene encoding uncharacterized protein, with amino-acid sequence MFEVIPKSESTNLSNKVKEQAEKSSVSAVPTKVELVKQESQKKVEAEKSSVSAVPTKVELVKQESQKKVEVKAEKSSVSAVASKVEREKQDSQRKEIERPAMSEVIPKSESTKLSNKVKEQAEKSSVSAVPTKVELVKQESQKKVEVEAEKSSVSAVASKVESEKQDSQRKGM
- the LOC137612067 gene encoding uncharacterized protein, with translation MTRHSLLLFHLFCVINIQCLKPNTVKLITPTEIERPAIFEVIPKSESTNLSNKVKEQAEKSSVSAVPTKVELLKQESQKKVEVKAEKSSVSAVASKVEREKQDSQRKEIERPAMFEVIPKSESTKLSNKVKEQAEKSSVSAVPTKVELVKQESQKKVEVKAEKSSVSAVASKVEREKQDSQRKEIERPAMFEVIPKSESTKLSNKVKEQGRGFVAPTCLFPSVEMVESLCV